One Solibacillus sp. R5-41 DNA segment encodes these proteins:
- a CDS encoding aspartate kinase, with amino-acid sequence MIVCKFGGTSVANAEQIKKVANIVKSNPERRIVAVSAPGKRSDDDIKVTDLLIDLANTALAGGNVEEKIQIVVARYREITDDLGLDLTMTEIITQDLRDRIAVDRSNIALFIDNIKASGEDNNAKLIANYFTSIGMPAKYVSPKEKLILNDAPERTFALQEAYVNLSELKNEEEIIIFPGFFGYTKEGVLRTFDRGGSDITGSILASAVGADLYENFTDVDCVFAANPKVVNDPVDIKEITYREMRELSYAGFSVFHDEALMPVYKQGIPVKIKNTNNPSAQGTLILPTRSQSNRPVTGIAADGGFSILYVSKYLMNREVGFGRKLLQIIEEENISYEHTPSGLDDISVIIRSDQLCAEKEARIVKRVKVELCADDVHFRNDLSMIVIVGEGMRHNTGLAARAASAISSTGANIEMINQGSSEVSLVFGVRSKFENQILKGLYQEFFAAIPSI; translated from the coding sequence ATGATTGTATGTAAATTTGGCGGCACATCTGTCGCAAATGCAGAACAAATTAAAAAAGTGGCAAATATTGTGAAATCGAACCCTGAGAGAAGGATTGTCGCTGTTTCTGCTCCAGGAAAGCGTTCGGATGATGATATTAAGGTAACCGATTTATTAATCGATCTTGCGAATACGGCGTTAGCTGGTGGAAATGTCGAAGAAAAAATTCAAATAGTTGTCGCACGTTATCGAGAGATTACAGATGATCTTGGACTCGATTTAACAATGACAGAAATCATTACCCAAGATTTACGTGACCGCATTGCAGTGGATCGTTCTAACATTGCATTATTTATTGATAACATTAAGGCGAGTGGCGAGGACAATAATGCAAAACTTATCGCCAACTACTTTACTTCTATTGGCATGCCTGCAAAATATGTGAGTCCTAAAGAAAAGCTGATTCTAAATGACGCACCTGAGCGAACATTTGCATTACAAGAAGCTTATGTGAATTTAAGTGAACTAAAAAATGAAGAAGAAATTATTATTTTCCCAGGCTTCTTTGGTTATACAAAAGAAGGGGTTTTACGCACATTTGACCGCGGGGGTTCTGATATTACAGGTTCAATTTTAGCTTCTGCTGTAGGCGCGGACCTTTATGAAAACTTTACAGATGTGGACTGTGTATTTGCTGCTAATCCTAAAGTTGTAAATGATCCGGTTGATATAAAAGAAATTACGTATCGTGAAATGCGTGAACTTTCCTATGCTGGTTTTTCTGTGTTCCATGATGAAGCATTAATGCCAGTATATAAACAGGGGATTCCAGTGAAAATTAAAAATACAAACAATCCTAGTGCACAAGGGACACTTATTTTACCGACTCGTTCACAATCAAATCGTCCAGTAACTGGTATTGCAGCAGATGGTGGTTTTTCAATTTTATACGTTTCCAAATATTTAATGAACCGTGAAGTTGGCTTTGGTCGCAAACTTCTTCAAATTATCGAAGAAGAAAATATTTCGTATGAACATACACCATCTGGACTAGATGATATTTCAGTTATTATTCGTTCTGATCAATTATGTGCTGAAAAGGAAGCACGTATTGTAAAGCGTGTTAAAGTTGAACTATGCGCAGATGATGTGCATTTCAGAAATGATTTATCAATGATTGTTATTGTTGGCGAGGGAATGCGTCATAATACGGGGCTTGCAGCTCGTGCAGCGTCAGCAATTTCATCTACAGGAGCCAATATCGAAATGATTAATCAAGGCTCGTCAGAAGTAAGCTTAGTATTCGGTGTTCGATCTAAATTTGAAAATCAAATTTTAAAAGGACTTTATCAAGAATTTTTTGCAGCCATTCCATCAATATAA